The following are encoded in a window of Vicugna pacos chromosome 2, VicPac4, whole genome shotgun sequence genomic DNA:
- the SOWAHB gene encoding ankyrin repeat domain-containing protein SOWAHB — MARELSQEALLDFLCQAGGRVTNAALLSHFKSFLRDPDAPPSQHQRRRELFKGFVNSVAAVRQDPDGTKYVVLKRRYRDLLGEEGLQRPSDPPAAAAPAGGAASSAPRSVRGGEQRPPPQQQPRRRRREKEPEEEPAGAAAPAADAGCNGLPASGAREAARGGGGQRGSSRHRAPVPAAAAAAPREGTRCAAAETQGHCCWECLQNGQGGLQGEPLLGGLPDPAITATATVSAEEKPAPAPPAREDRGAPRPHRESVPEEPRPEPAAPLSSPPTVEAAGSRASSLALQSGPASPRDPPELVTPGSLRYSTLQQQQQRTREWVARHPQTPEARDQGPIRAWSVLPDNFPQLPSEPGWWVLEPNSAPSDPPLSSHSRFPAVPESWPGNSPLAVFRSIRCQLSLQDLDDFVDQESHGSEESSSGPKESPGGSEEGLHVALGASDWRRLRNPAGDPFPKEGSSSRDPQGLRNRGDGHSSQPVPTGAGGLAGHPQPLPWPAPKLRRSLRRSSRAGRAEASSSDEECLEEDLLKRNRRPPRSRKPSKAGTVSNPWVDAALTPKPADIKAAFDERGCPHNPWAPGGERPAALVPHRSSDHKSSLVPLDAREHEWIVKLASGSWIQVLTLFWEDPQLALHKDFLTGYTALHWIAKHGDLRALQDLVSGAQKAGIALDVNVKSSCGYTPLHLAAIHGHQGIIKLLVQRLASRVNIRDSSGKKPWQYLTSNTSGEIWQLLEAPRGKPIFPAYPLVRNSSPIRKARNRDVSRHVTRKTSLAALLKSQHNKWKLANQYEKFSSPREREEYSD; from the coding sequence ATGGCCCGAGAGTTGAGCCAGGAGGCACTCCTGGACTTTCTGTGCCAGGCCGGAGGCCGAGTGACCAACGCCGCCTTGCTGAGCCACTTCAAGAGCTTCCTCCGAGACCCCGACGCGCCCCCCAGCCAGCACCAGCGCCGCCGCGAGCTTTTCAAGGGCTTCGTCAACTCGGTCGCCGCAGTGCGCCAGGACCCCGACGGCACCAAGTACGTGGTGCTCAAGAGGAGGTACAGGGAccttttgggggaggaggggctgcagcGACCCAGCGACCCGCCCGCGGCCGCCGCCCCTGCAGGGGGAGCTGCGTCCAGCGCCCCGCGAAGCGTGCGCGGGGGGGAACAGCGGCCGCCGCCGCAGCAGCAgcctcggcggcggcggcgcgagaAGGAGCCGGAGGAGGAGCCAGCAGGTGCCGCAGCGCCAGCCGCCGACGCAGGTTGCAATGGACTCCCGGCCAGCGGCGCCCGAGAGGCGGCCCGCGGAGGCGGCGGGCAGAGGGGCAGCTCCCGCCACCGGGCGCCGGTGCccgcggctgcagcggcggctcCTCGGGAGGGAACGAGGTGCGCGGCGGCCGAGACGCAGggccactgctgctgggaatgtctCCAGAACGGCCAGGGGGGACTCCAGGGCGAGCCGTTGCTCGGCGGCCTCCCCGACCCCGCCATCACGGCCACCGCCACCGTCAGCGCCGAGGAGAAGCCGGCACCGGCTCCGCCTGCTCGGGAAGACCGTGGGGCTCCCAGGCCGCATCGAGAAAGTGTGCCCGAGGAGCCCCGGCCCGAGCCCGCCGCGCCCCTCTCGTCTCCTCCAACCGTCGAGGCTGCTGGGAGCCGGGCTTCCTCGCTTGCTCTGCAGTCTGGTCCCGCTTCCCCCAGAGACCCGCCGGAGCTGGTGACCCCGGGCTCTCTGCGTTATTCGaccctgcagcagcagcagcagcgcacTCGGGAGTGGGTGGCCAGACACCCCCAGACACCGGAGGCCCGGGACCAGGGCCCCATCCGAGCCTGGTCGGTGCTGCCAGACAACTTCCCCCAGCTACCCTCAGAGCCAGGCTGGTGGGTGCTGGAACCTAACTCAGCACCATCTgaccctcctctttcctctcatTCTCGCTTTCCcgctgttccggaatcctggccTGGGAATTCGCCACTGGCAGTCTTTCGTAGCATTCGTTGTCAGCTGTCCCTACAGGATCTGGATGACTTTGTGGACCAGGAGAGCCACGGCAGTGAGGAGAGCAGCAGTGGACCCAAAGAGTCCCCTGGGGGCTCTGAAGAAGGGCTGCACGTTGCTCTTGGAGCCTCAGATTGGAGAAGGCTCAGGAATCCAGCTGGAGACCCTTTTCCAAAGGAGGGCAGTTCCAGCAGGGACCCTCAGGGCCTCAGAAACAGAGGGGATGGTCACAGCTCTCAGCCCGTCCCAACAGGAGCTGGTGGCCTTGCAGGCCACCCCCAGCCTTTGCCCTGGCCAGCGCCCAAATTAAGGAGATCCCTGAGGAGGAGCTCTAGGGCAGGGAGGGCCGAAGCGTCCTCCTCAGATGAGGAGTGCCTTGAGGAAGATTTGCTGAAAAGGAACCGACGCCCACCCCGGTCCAGGAAACCCTCCAAGGCAGGAACAGTGTCCAACCCATGGGTGGATGCCGCTTTGACACCAAAACCTGCAGACATTAAGGCTGCTTTTGACGAGCGTGGGTGTCCACATAACCCATGGGCCCCTGGAGGGGAGAGGCCTGCAGCCTTGGTCCCCCACAGATCTTCTGATCACAAGTCATCCCTGGTTCCCCTAGATGCCAGGGAGCATGAATGGATTGTGAAGCTTGCCAGTGGCTCTTGGATTCAGGTGTTGACTTTGTTCTGGGAGGATCCCCAGCTGGCTTTGCACAAAGACTTTTTGACTGGGTACACTGCCTTGCACTGGATAGCCAAACATGGTGACCTGAGGGCCCTTCAGGACTTGGTGTCGGGTGCACAGAAGGCAGGGATCGCTCTTGATGTAAATGTGAAGTCCAGTTGTGGGTATACCCCACTCCACCTTGCAGCCATTCATGGCCACCAGGGCATCATCAAATTGCTAGTGCAAAGGCTGGCGTCTCGTGTGAATATCCGGGACAGCAGTGGGAAGAAGCCGTGGCAGTATCTGACCAGTAATACCTCTGGGGAAATATGGCAGCTCCTGGAAGCCCCACGGGGCAAGCCCATTTTCCCTGCCTATCCTTTGGTTCGAAACTCTTCCCCCATCAGGAAGGCCAGGAACAGGGATGTATCTAGACATGTCACCCGAAAGACTTCCCTTGCTGCACTACTCAAAAGTCAGCACAACAAATGGAAGTTGGCCAACCAGTATGAGAAATTCTCCTCtccaagggagagagaagagtaCAGTGACTGA